In the Octadecabacter sp. SW4 genome, one interval contains:
- a CDS encoding amino acid ABC transporter substrate-binding protein — MKKSVLLGALTIAGLSAGAVAAGTLDDVQARGKLNCGVTTGLIGFAAPDANGEWEGFDVGVCRAVAAAVLGDSTAVEFVPTTGQTRFTALASGEIDMLARNTTWTFSRDVDLKFEFVGVNYYDGQGFLVPRELGVSSAKDLDGATVCIQTGTTTELNLADYFRANNISYEPVPIETNAEGQQQYLAGACDVYTTDASGLAATRASFENPGDHVLLPEIISKEPLGPLVRHGDNEWGDVVRWTLNALVTAEELGVTSANVGELSAGTDNPEVNRLLGTEGELGAMLGLDAEWAKRAIMAGGNYGELFEKNIGESTPIGLARGLNAQWTEGGLIYSPPFR; from the coding sequence ATGAAAAAATCCGTTCTCCTCGGCGCTCTGACCATTGCTGGTCTTTCCGCCGGTGCCGTGGCGGCTGGCACACTTGATGATGTGCAGGCCCGTGGCAAGCTGAACTGTGGTGTGACGACTGGCTTGATCGGCTTTGCAGCCCCCGACGCGAATGGCGAATGGGAAGGCTTTGACGTTGGTGTTTGTCGCGCTGTTGCAGCTGCCGTGCTTGGCGATTCTACTGCTGTTGAATTCGTGCCGACGACTGGTCAGACACGCTTTACCGCGCTGGCATCCGGCGAAATCGACATGCTGGCCCGCAACACCACATGGACCTTCTCGCGCGATGTTGACCTCAAGTTCGAATTTGTCGGCGTGAACTACTATGACGGCCAAGGTTTCCTTGTCCCTCGTGAACTGGGTGTTTCTTCGGCCAAGGATCTGGACGGTGCGACCGTTTGTATCCAGACCGGCACCACAACCGAGCTGAACCTGGCCGACTACTTCCGCGCCAACAATATCAGCTACGAGCCGGTTCCGATCGAAACCAACGCCGAAGGCCAGCAGCAGTATCTTGCTGGCGCATGTGACGTTTACACCACCGACGCTTCGGGCCTTGCCGCGACACGCGCATCGTTCGAAAACCCCGGTGATCACGTGCTTCTGCCCGAAATCATCTCGAAAGAGCCGCTGGGGCCGCTGGTCCGTCACGGTGACAACGAGTGGGGCGACGTCGTGCGCTGGACTCTGAACGCGCTCGTCACAGCCGAAGAGCTGGGCGTGACATCGGCGAACGTCGGTGAACTGTCCGCTGGCACAGATAATCCCGAAGTCAATCGTCTGCTGGGCACCGAAGGTGAACTCGGCGCGATGCTTGGTCTGGATGCCGAGTGGGCCAAGCGCGCCATCATGGCGGGCGGCAACTACGGTGAACTGTTCGAAAAGAACATCGGTGAAAGCACACCAATCGGTCTGGCCCGCGGCCTGAACGCACAGTGGACCGAAGGCGGCCTGATCTACTCGCCACCTTTCCGCTAA
- a CDS encoding amino acid ABC transporter permease (The N-terminal region of this protein, as described by TIGR01726, is a three transmembrane segment that identifies a subfamily of ABC transporter permease subunits, which specificities that include histidine, arginine, glutamine, glutamate, L-cystine (sic), the opines (in Agrobacterium) octopine and nopaline, etc.), with amino-acid sequence MSTFSDVPKASFRLSQLIYDTRYRSITIQVIALVLIAVGLWWLVSNTISNLEALGKTFSFGFLSQPAGYDINQMLIEYNNQMSHGRAALVGIMNTLLVAFLGCVAATIIGVLAGVLRLSKNWVVSRLMAVYVEGFRNIPLLLWIILIFAFFSEGLPQPRDFRGEEPEASMILGDSVAITNRGTYIPRIGFTNSLSGNEAVASQEGVAAVSSGRIDWLVIFGVLAASIVAIRFVNHNATAKQLATGIRPTTIWTNLAIFFVPVAIVLFLLGATIVQPFLKGFNFTEGVHVRNSLMALWLALSLYTGAFIAEIVRAGILAVSKGQSEAAFALGLRPNRTMRLVVLPQAMRVIIPPLISQFLNLTKNSSLALAVGYMDVRATLGGITISQTGRELEGIMLVGVFYLSLSLLISAGMNYYNNSTKLKER; translated from the coding sequence ATGTCCACGTTCAGTGACGTGCCGAAAGCATCATTTCGGCTAAGCCAGCTCATCTATGACACGCGCTATCGGTCGATCACGATCCAGGTCATTGCGCTGGTATTGATTGCCGTCGGCCTGTGGTGGTTGGTCAGCAATACAATTTCAAACCTTGAGGCGTTGGGTAAGACCTTTAGCTTCGGTTTCCTGAGCCAGCCCGCTGGCTATGACATCAACCAGATGTTGATTGAATATAACAACCAGATGAGCCACGGACGCGCCGCGCTTGTCGGTATCATGAACACGCTGCTGGTCGCCTTCCTTGGCTGTGTTGCCGCGACCATCATCGGTGTGCTTGCAGGCGTGTTGCGCCTGTCGAAAAACTGGGTCGTCAGCCGCCTGATGGCCGTTTACGTTGAAGGTTTCCGCAATATCCCGCTGCTGCTGTGGATTATCCTGATCTTTGCTTTCTTCTCCGAAGGCCTGCCGCAACCCCGTGACTTCCGTGGCGAAGAACCCGAAGCGTCGATGATCCTTGGTGACAGTGTCGCCATCACGAACCGCGGCACCTACATCCCGCGCATCGGCTTTACCAACTCGCTGAGCGGAAACGAGGCCGTGGCGTCGCAAGAAGGTGTCGCTGCGGTATCGTCGGGGAGGATCGACTGGCTGGTGATTTTTGGTGTGCTGGCCGCAAGTATCGTAGCGATCAGGTTTGTGAACCATAACGCCACCGCGAAACAGCTTGCGACAGGGATCAGGCCGACCACGATTTGGACCAATCTGGCAATTTTCTTTGTGCCGGTTGCGATTGTGCTTTTCCTGCTTGGTGCAACAATCGTGCAGCCGTTCCTCAAGGGGTTCAACTTTACCGAGGGTGTCCACGTGCGCAATTCGCTGATGGCCCTTTGGCTTGCGCTGTCGCTTTATACGGGTGCCTTTATCGCTGAAATCGTGCGCGCTGGCATTCTGGCCGTCAGCAAGGGACAATCCGAAGCTGCCTTTGCGCTGGGCCTGCGCCCGAACCGGACGATGCGCCTTGTGGTCCTGCCACAGGCGATGCGGGTGATCATCCCGCCGTTGATTTCACAGTTCCTGAACCTGACGAAAAACTCGTCCCTTGCACTGGCCGTGGGTTATATGGATGTGCGTGCCACGCTTGGCGGCATCACCATCAGCCAAACCGGTCGAGAGCTTGAGGGGATCATGTTGGTGGGGGTGTTCTATTTGTCGCTGTCCCTGCTGATTTCGGCAGGCATGAACTACTACAACAACTCGACCAAGCTGAAGGAGCGGTAA
- a CDS encoding amino acid ABC transporter permease: MSETHAQTVSYVRDSMLPEQAPPITETGAIKWMRENLFSSVLNGILTVVSLYVVYAVLASVIPWLFNSVWDAGSLTECREILAAQGLGSHDGACFAVLNDRWHQLVFGYYPSELYWRPILALILFLVGIMPVLFTSLPRKMFILTAAVPFLCFWLLWGGSIWGPIAIALGFALGAGAMKVVGDTLSPLAGLIAAVAVPVIYWLYGAGYIAGEMQNLLPIGIEFVESRQFGGFMLSVVIGLSAIILSLPLGILLALGRQSDLIIIKTSAVVFIEVIRGVPLIVWLFTAQLLLNYFLPPGTNFDLTLRVIIMVTLFASAYIAEVVRGGLAALPTGQYEGADSLGLDYWQSMQLIILPQALKISIPGIVNTFIGLFKDTTLVVFIGLFDPLGIAGAVRATTEWNGIYWELFVFIGLMFFIACFSMGRYSLFLEKKLQREHR; encoded by the coding sequence ATGTCTGAGACACACGCACAAACCGTCTCCTATGTCCGTGATAGCATGTTGCCCGAACAGGCCCCGCCCATCACGGAAACCGGCGCGATCAAATGGATGCGCGAGAACCTGTTTTCAAGTGTCTTGAACGGCATCCTTACCGTGGTCTCGCTTTACGTGGTCTACGCCGTGCTCGCGAGTGTGATCCCTTGGCTGTTCAACAGTGTCTGGGATGCCGGATCGCTGACTGAATGTCGTGAAATCCTCGCCGCGCAGGGCCTTGGAAGCCATGATGGCGCCTGTTTCGCGGTATTGAACGACCGTTGGCACCAGTTGGTCTTTGGCTATTACCCATCCGAACTTTACTGGCGTCCGATTCTGGCGCTGATCCTGTTTCTTGTTGGCATCATGCCGGTTCTATTTACCAGCCTGCCGCGCAAGATGTTCATCCTGACTGCGGCTGTGCCTTTCCTGTGTTTCTGGCTGCTTTGGGGCGGATCAATTTGGGGACCAATCGCGATTGCCTTGGGCTTTGCACTGGGCGCCGGCGCGATGAAGGTCGTTGGCGATACCTTAAGCCCATTGGCCGGTCTGATCGCGGCAGTCGCCGTTCCCGTGATCTACTGGCTTTATGGCGCCGGATATATTGCAGGTGAAATGCAAAACCTGCTTCCGATTGGCATCGAATTCGTCGAATCGCGCCAGTTTGGTGGCTTTATGCTATCGGTGGTGATTGGCCTGTCAGCAATCATCCTGTCGCTGCCACTGGGCATCCTGTTGGCCCTTGGCCGTCAGTCTGACCTGATCATCATCAAGACCTCCGCCGTGGTGTTCATCGAAGTGATCCGTGGCGTGCCGCTGATCGTCTGGCTGTTCACCGCGCAACTGCTGCTGAACTACTTTTTGCCGCCAGGCACCAACTTTGACCTGACCCTGCGTGTGATCATCATGGTGACGCTCTTTGCCTCGGCCTATATCGCCGAAGTTGTGCGTGGTGGCCTAGCTGCCCTGCCAACGGGGCAATACGAAGGCGCGGATTCACTTGGCCTTGATTATTGGCAGTCCATGCAACTGATCATTCTGCCGCAAGCATTGAAGATTTCGATCCCGGGTATCGTGAACACCTTTATCGGGCTGTTCAAGGATACCACGCTTGTCGTGTTCATCGGGCTGTTTGACCCGCTTGGTATCGCAGGCGCGGTCCGCGCGACGACTGAATGGAACGGCATCTACTGGGAATTGTTCGTCTTTATCGGTCTGATGTTCTTCATCGCCTGCTTTAGCATGGGCCGCTATTCCCTATTCCTCGAGAAAAAGCTCCAGCGTGAGCACCGTTAA
- a CDS encoding amino acid ABC transporter ATP-binding protein: protein MSEVATQREIDRSHMQVSDEVAIQITGMNKWYGTFHVLRDINLTVNTGERIVICGPSGSGKSTLIRCINRLEEHQKGQIIVDGTELSSDLKNIDKVRSEVGMCFQHFNLFPHLTILENCTLAPIWVRKTPKKEAEEVAMHFLEKVKIPEQADKYPGQLSGGQQQRVAIARSLCMKPRIMLFDEPTSALDPEMIKEVLDTMIELAEEGMTMLCVTHEMGFARQVANRVIFMDQGQVVEENEPEEFFNNPQSDRTKLFLSQILGH from the coding sequence ATGTCTGAAGTTGCAACCCAACGCGAGATTGATCGCAGCCACATGCAGGTGTCCGACGAGGTCGCCATCCAGATCACTGGCATGAACAAGTGGTATGGGACCTTTCATGTCCTACGCGACATCAACCTGACGGTGAACACTGGCGAACGGATCGTGATTTGTGGCCCGTCCGGGTCGGGCAAATCGACATTGATCCGCTGTATTAACCGCCTCGAGGAACACCAAAAGGGCCAGATCATCGTTGATGGCACCGAACTGTCCAGCGATTTGAAAAACATCGACAAAGTGCGCTCTGAAGTAGGGATGTGTTTTCAGCACTTCAACCTGTTCCCGCATCTGACGATCCTCGAAAACTGCACGCTGGCGCCGATCTGGGTGCGCAAGACCCCCAAAAAGGAAGCCGAAGAAGTGGCCATGCACTTTCTTGAAAAGGTCAAGATTCCCGAACAGGCTGACAAATACCCCGGCCAACTGTCCGGTGGTCAGCAACAGCGTGTGGCCATTGCCCGTTCGCTTTGCATGAAGCCACGCATCATGCTGTTTGATGAACCGACCTCGGCGCTTGATCCGGAAATGATCAAGGAAGTGCTGGATACGATGATCGAGCTGGCCGAAGAAGGCATGACCATGCTTTGCGTCACGCACGAGATGGGCTTTGCCCGTCAGGTCGCCAACCGCGTCATTTTCATGGACCAGGGGCAGGTCGTCGAAGAAAACGAGCCCGAAGAATTCTTTAACAACCCGCAGTCCGACCGGACCAAGTTGTTCCTGAGCCAGATTCTGGGCCACTAG
- a CDS encoding histidine phosphatase family protein codes for MTCRLILIRHAKSSWDDPMADDHARVLNGRGRASAAVIGDWLAAKSYLPEVVLCSDAARTAETLALILPELPNKPKVQFRGGLYHASPDHMLEVLQRQTAGTIALVAHNPGIGALACGLVAARPDNPDFARYPTAATAVIDFDVDTWAQVRPAQGVLVDFTTPRALM; via the coding sequence ATGACCTGCCGCTTGATCCTGATCCGCCACGCCAAATCCAGCTGGGATGATCCGATGGCGGACGATCATGCGCGCGTGCTGAACGGGCGCGGGCGCGCATCTGCGGCGGTAATCGGGGATTGGCTCGCCGCAAAGTCCTACTTGCCGGAAGTGGTGCTGTGTTCAGATGCGGCGCGCACAGCGGAAACGCTTGCGCTGATCCTACCGGAATTGCCAAACAAGCCCAAGGTGCAGTTCCGTGGCGGCCTCTATCATGCAAGCCCCGATCATATGCTTGAAGTTTTGCAGCGCCAGACTGCAGGCACTATAGCGCTTGTCGCGCATAATCCCGGGATCGGGGCGCTGGCCTGTGGATTGGTCGCCGCAAGGCCCGACAATCCGGATTTCGCGCGCTATCCGACGGCGGCGACTGCAGTGATTGATTTTGACGTGGACACATGGGCGCAGGTGCGGCCGGCCCAAGGCGTTCTGGTCGATTTCACGACACCCCGCGCCCTGATGTGA
- a CDS encoding ferredoxin, producing the protein MGGFHPDPSEGIGKTLILLGPDHGFWPTFTASPEYGDGAADPLDRWSARVIGAIATGLDARAVFPFGGPPFQPFIAWAQRTGRAWQSPVGLLVHDTAGLMVSYRGALVFDRHIALPATGNSPCTGCAAPCRTACPVGALGPAGYDVPACKSYITSAGIDCIDYGCAVRRACPVSQTYGRDPAQSAFHMRAFA; encoded by the coding sequence ATGGGCGGGTTTCATCCCGACCCGAGCGAAGGTATCGGTAAAACCCTGATCCTTTTGGGACCAGATCACGGGTTTTGGCCCACCTTTACCGCAAGCCCCGAATATGGCGATGGCGCTGCCGACCCGCTCGATCGTTGGTCCGCCCGGGTGATTGGCGCAATTGCCACCGGCCTTGATGCCCGGGCCGTATTCCCGTTTGGCGGCCCGCCCTTTCAGCCTTTCATCGCATGGGCGCAGCGCACTGGCCGCGCTTGGCAGTCGCCAGTGGGCCTGCTGGTGCATGATACGGCGGGGTTGATGGTGTCGTATCGCGGGGCTTTGGTGTTTGATCGCCACATCGCCCTGCCCGCTACGGGGAACAGCCCCTGCACGGGCTGCGCCGCGCCTTGCCGCACGGCCTGCCCCGTCGGGGCGCTTGGCCCGGCGGGTTACGATGTGCCAGCCTGCAAGTCCTATATCACCTCAGCGGGCATTGACTGCATCGACTATGGTTGTGCCGTGCGCCGCGCCTGCCCGGTGTCACAAACCTACGGACGCGACCCCGCGCAATCCGCATTTCACATGAGGGCCTTTGCATGA
- the argB gene encoding acetylglutamate kinase, giving the protein MRQQDMNRDWIATAATLSQALPYMQRYAGATVVIKLGGHAMGSEEAMEEFARDVVLMQQVGVNPVIVHGGGPMINQMLDKLAIKSDFVDGKRVTDTATVEVVEMVLSGKVNKWIVQAINRQGGRAVGLSGKDASLMTCDQDAPELGLVGTPAHVDPSILRTLFDANTIPVIAPLGAGRNGETLNVNGDTAAGAIAAALTADRLLLLTDVSGVKDKDGNVVTEMTPDQIAVMTADGTIAGGMIPKTRTALDAIAGGVRAVVILDGRAPNACLLELFTDHGAGSLIRTPR; this is encoded by the coding sequence ATGAGACAGCAAGACATGAACCGCGATTGGATCGCCACCGCCGCCACCCTATCGCAAGCGCTGCCCTATATGCAGCGCTATGCCGGGGCGACGGTTGTCATAAAACTCGGTGGCCACGCGATGGGCAGCGAAGAGGCGATGGAAGAATTCGCGCGCGACGTCGTGTTGATGCAGCAGGTCGGTGTAAACCCAGTGATCGTTCACGGTGGTGGGCCGATGATCAATCAGATGCTGGACAAGCTGGCGATCAAGTCCGACTTTGTTGATGGCAAACGGGTGACCGATACTGCCACGGTCGAAGTCGTTGAAATGGTCTTGTCAGGCAAGGTGAACAAGTGGATTGTGCAGGCGATCAACCGTCAGGGCGGCCGCGCCGTGGGCCTTTCGGGCAAGGATGCCAGCCTGATGACCTGTGATCAGGACGCCCCTGAACTGGGTCTGGTCGGCACCCCAGCGCATGTCGACCCATCGATCCTGCGCACGCTGTTTGATGCCAACACGATCCCCGTTATTGCCCCGCTTGGCGCAGGCCGCAACGGCGAAACCCTTAACGTGAACGGCGACACGGCAGCGGGCGCGATTGCCGCCGCACTGACTGCCGATCGCCTGTTGCTGCTGACGGATGTCAGCGGCGTAAAGGACAAAGACGGCAATGTCGTCACTGAAATGACGCCTGACCAGATTGCTGTAATGACGGCCGATGGCACGATTGCTGGCGGAATGATCCCGAAAACCCGCACGGCGCTGGATGCCATCGCAGGCGGTGTGCGGGCCGTGGTCATCCTGGATGGGCGGGCACCAAATGCCTGCCTGCTGGAGCTGTTTACCGACCACGGCGCAGGCTCGCTGATCCGCACGCCACGGTGA
- the yihA gene encoding ribosome biogenesis GTP-binding protein YihA/YsxC, producing MQLPFPIADAPDDQMREAGRLLFAGETDFIKGVVAMSGLPDADRPEVCFAGRSNVGKSSLINALTGRKGLARASNTPGRTQEINFFTAGDSHYIVDLPGYGFANAPVAVVEKWQRLLRAYLAGRQTLRRAFVLIDARHGAKAVDEEIMSLLDRAAVTFQCVMTKTDKVKKADLDRAMDVTRAALAKHPAAYPEIVMTSSEKGEGIETLRAIIAGID from the coding sequence ATGCAACTGCCCTTCCCAATTGCTGATGCCCCCGATGATCAAATGCGCGAGGCAGGCCGCCTGTTGTTTGCCGGCGAAACCGATTTCATCAAAGGCGTTGTAGCCATGTCGGGCCTGCCCGATGCTGACCGCCCCGAAGTGTGTTTCGCTGGCCGTTCAAATGTCGGAAAATCAAGCCTAATCAATGCGTTGACAGGACGAAAAGGATTAGCGCGCGCGTCAAATACGCCCGGTCGAACGCAGGAAATCAACTTTTTCACAGCCGGTGACAGCCACTATATTGTCGACCTTCCCGGCTATGGTTTTGCCAACGCACCCGTGGCCGTTGTTGAAAAATGGCAGCGGCTTTTGCGCGCCTATCTCGCCGGTCGCCAAACCCTGCGCCGTGCCTTTGTGCTGATTGATGCGCGTCATGGTGCCAAGGCGGTGGACGAAGAAATCATGAGCCTGCTGGACCGCGCTGCTGTGACATTTCAGTGTGTGATGACCAAGACCGATAAGGTCAAAAAGGCCGATCTGGATCGCGCGATGGACGTCACCCGCGCCGCCCTTGCCAAACACCCTGCCGCCTATCCAGAAATTGTCATGACCAGCTCGGAAAAGGGCGAGGGGATTGAAACATTGCGCGCGATTATTGCTGGGATAGACTGA
- a CDS encoding MOSC domain-containing protein, whose product MGAVAHLWRHPIKSHGREALEAVTLTTGQTMPWDRVWAVAHEASKFDAENPAWVACQNFMLGTRTPALAGLWAQLDEAKALVTLTHTDLGSLTFAPDDPADAARFLAWIAPLFPADRAQPAALVKVPGRGMTDTDFPSVSIMTFASHEAVAKKLGQDLEPERWRGNIWLEGVGAWDEMNWVGKVICVGDTEIAIREPIKRCLHTAANPQTGKRDVDTLGALKSGWGHQNFGVYGEVTTGGNIRLGDPMEVL is encoded by the coding sequence ATGGGTGCTGTCGCCCATTTGTGGCGGCACCCGATCAAGTCGCATGGCCGCGAGGCGCTTGAGGCGGTGACGCTGACGACAGGCCAGACGATGCCTTGGGATCGTGTCTGGGCCGTTGCCCATGAGGCGTCAAAGTTTGATGCCGAAAATCCCGCCTGGGTGGCCTGCCAAAACTTCATGCTGGGCACACGGACACCGGCATTGGCCGGGCTTTGGGCGCAGTTGGACGAGGCCAAAGCATTGGTCACTTTGACCCACACCGACCTTGGTTCGCTAACCTTTGCGCCCGATGATCCCGCAGATGCGGCGCGCTTCCTTGCCTGGATTGCGCCCCTTTTCCCTGCGGATCGCGCGCAGCCTGCAGCGCTGGTCAAGGTGCCCGGACGCGGGATGACGGATACTGACTTCCCGTCGGTGTCGATCATGACCTTCGCCTCGCACGAAGCCGTTGCAAAAAAGCTGGGGCAGGATCTTGAACCCGAACGCTGGCGCGGAAATATCTGGCTTGAGGGCGTCGGCGCGTGGGACGAAATGAATTGGGTCGGCAAGGTGATCTGCGTTGGCGACACGGAAATCGCCATCCGCGAGCCGATCAAGCGCTGCCTGCACACGGCAGCGAACCCGCAGACCGGCAAGCGCGATGTTGATACGCTTGGCGCACTGAAAAGTGGCTGGGGCCACCAGAACTTTGGCGTCTACGGCGAAGTGACGACAGGCGGCAACATCCGCCTTGGCGACCCGATGGAGGTTCTTTAG
- the yidC gene encoding membrane protein insertase YidC: MDDQNKNLILATGLSFIVILVWFLVFPPQEPPVTETDPAVTAAPADGTGAETATDTLAPTVDPATGTAAATPAVATESEAARVAIETAELTGTLSLQGGRIDDLSLTQYRETLDEDSDLVRLLSPIGTQNPYYALHGWIPTDGTSTDLVPGANTVWAVESGETLTTETPVTLIWDNGAGLTFRKTIAVDEKFMFTVTQSVDNATGAPVSLRPYGLVARHGEPDTVGFFILHEGVVRMSDGELEEIDYDDMPDLTADEGRIEVTENGWVGFTDKYWMTNLVPAPGSAFRSVARSANDIYQTEAIYPVLTVAAGGTLSADSQLFAGAKEWEAIRDYQNEGGIAGFLDSIDWGWFFFLTKPIFALLHWLNGTIGNMGWSIMVLTLILKALLLPLAFKSYVSMAKMKELQPEMEKLKEKAGEDKQALQQGMMKLYKENKVNPASGCLPILLQIPIFFSLYKVIFVTLELRHAPWLGWINDLSAPDPSSILNLFGVLPWGVPDPSSIFAIFSLGILPILLGISMFIQQKLNPAPTDPTQKMIFAWMPWVFMFMLGSFASGLVLYWITNNTITFTQQYLIMRSQGYKPDVFGNILSSFKRSAPEDK; encoded by the coding sequence ATGGACGATCAGAACAAGAACCTTATCTTGGCCACGGGGCTAAGTTTCATTGTGATCCTCGTGTGGTTCCTTGTGTTCCCACCCCAGGAACCGCCGGTGACCGAAACCGACCCTGCGGTGACCGCGGCCCCCGCCGATGGCACAGGTGCCGAAACGGCCACGGATACGCTTGCGCCCACCGTTGATCCCGCGACCGGAACGGCCGCTGCGACACCCGCCGTTGCGACCGAAAGCGAAGCAGCGCGCGTGGCGATCGAAACGGCTGAGTTGACCGGCACGCTTTCGTTGCAAGGTGGGCGGATCGACGATCTGTCCCTGACCCAATACCGTGAAACACTGGACGAAGATTCCGACCTCGTGCGCCTGCTGTCACCCATTGGCACGCAAAACCCCTATTACGCGCTGCACGGTTGGATTCCGACCGATGGAACCAGCACCGATCTTGTGCCCGGCGCAAATACCGTCTGGGCCGTCGAATCAGGTGAAACTCTGACCACCGAGACCCCGGTCACGCTGATCTGGGATAACGGCGCCGGCCTGACATTCCGCAAGACCATCGCGGTTGACGAAAAGTTCATGTTCACGGTCACGCAATCGGTAGACAACGCAACAGGCGCGCCGGTCTCGTTGCGCCCCTATGGTCTTGTGGCGCGGCACGGCGAACCGGACACCGTTGGCTTTTTCATCCTGCACGAAGGCGTCGTGCGGATGTCGGACGGCGAACTGGAAGAAATCGACTACGACGACATGCCCGACCTGACGGCAGATGAAGGCCGCATCGAAGTCACCGAAAACGGCTGGGTCGGGTTTACCGACAAATACTGGATGACCAACCTTGTGCCGGCACCCGGCAGTGCATTCCGCTCCGTCGCGCGATCCGCAAACGATATCTACCAGACCGAGGCGATCTATCCTGTGCTGACCGTCGCCGCCGGCGGAACCCTGAGCGCTGACAGCCAGCTGTTTGCGGGCGCAAAGGAATGGGAGGCCATCCGCGACTATCAAAACGAGGGTGGCATCGCCGGTTTCCTCGATAGCATCGACTGGGGTTGGTTCTTTTTCCTGACCAAACCGATTTTCGCACTGCTGCATTGGCTGAATGGAACGATTGGTAACATGGGTTGGTCGATCATGGTGCTGACCCTGATCCTCAAGGCCTTGCTGCTGCCGCTGGCGTTCAAGTCCTACGTGAGCATGGCCAAGATGAAAGAGCTGCAGCCCGAGATGGAGAAGCTCAAGGAAAAAGCTGGCGAAGACAAACAGGCCCTGCAACAGGGCATGATGAAATTGTATAAGGAAAACAAGGTGAACCCCGCCTCGGGCTGTTTGCCGATCCTGCTGCAAATCCCGATCTTCTTTTCGCTGTATAAGGTGATTTTTGTGACGCTCGAATTGCGTCACGCGCCGTGGCTCGGCTGGATCAATGACCTATCCGCGCCCGATCCGTCAAGCATCCTGAACCTGTTTGGGGTTCTACCCTGGGGCGTGCCGGACCCAAGCAGCATCTTTGCCATCTTTAGCCTTGGTATCCTGCCAATATTGCTGGGTATTTCGATGTTCATTCAACAAAAGCTGAACCCTGCGCCAACCGACCCGACGCAAAAAATGATCTTTGCCTGGATGCCGTGGGTGTTCATGTTCATGTTGGGCAGCTTTGCCAGCGGGCTGGTGCTTTACTGGATCACCAACAACACGATCACCTTTACGCAGCAGTATCTGATCATGCGCAGCCAGGGCTACAAGCCGGATGTGTTTGGCAATATTCTGTCGAGTTTCAAGCGCTCGGCGCCCGAGGATAAGTAA